A window of Phoenix dactylifera cultivar Barhee BC4 unplaced genomic scaffold, palm_55x_up_171113_PBpolish2nd_filt_p 000288F, whole genome shotgun sequence contains these coding sequences:
- the LOC103701113 gene encoding probable sodium/metabolite cotransporter BASS5, chloroplastic, protein MNPNAVALKRPLPLSAAFHRPSAALIHRRSDCCSVAFPAASSTATWSKGSRVLVARCSSAKTADSFEPDRTREDAFVPGQEVERKDTDVLKILRGANSILPHVVLASTVLALVYPPSFMWFTNRYYAPALGFLMFAVGVNSSPKDFTEAVKRPDAIAIGYVGQFIIKPLLGYIFGTISVSTFNLPASLGAGIMLVSCVSGAQLSNYATYLTDPPMAPLSIVMTSLSTATAVFVTPMLSLLLIGKKLPVDVKGMMSSIMQIVVAPIAAGLLLNRFFPRFCGAIQPFLPPLSVFVTALCVGSPLAINIGAIMSPFGIAIVLLIFGFHAASFMSGYSLAGVVFQKSADVKALQRTISFETGMQSSLLALALANTFFQDPLVGVPAAISVVLMSLMGFALVMIWSKRKQQMHFDGISMRN, encoded by the exons ATGAACCCCAACGCCGTCGCCTTAAAGcggcccctccctctctccgctGCCTTCCACCGCCCTTCTGCCGCTCTCATCCACCGGCGATCAG ATTGCTGCTCTGTAGCGTTCCCGGCAGCTTCTTCAACCGCTACATGGT CGAAGGGTAGTAGGGTTCTTGTGGCAAGATGTAGTTCGGCTAAGACGGCTGATTCTTTCGAGCCCGATCGCACCCGAGAAGATGCATTCGTTCCGGGCCAG GAGGTTGAGAGAAAAGATACTGACGTTTTGAAGATTCTGAGGGGTGCAAATTCAATTCTACCCCATGTGGTCCTTGCAAGTACAGTGTTGGCCCTTGTTTACCCGCCTTCTTTCATGTGGTTCACAAACAG GTACTACGCACCTGCACTGGGGTTCTTAATGTTTGCAGTTGGTGTCAATTCAAGTCCAAAGGATTTTACAGAAGCAGTCAAAAGACCTGATGCAATTGCTATTGGATACGTTGGACAGTTCATAATTAAGCCTCTTCTTGGATACATTTTCGGCACTATTTCGGTTTCAACTTTTAATCTTCCTGCTTCTTTAG GTGCTGGAATCATGTTAGTGTCATGTGTCAGTGGAGCACAGCTCTCGAACTATGCAACTTATTTGACGGACCCACCTATGGCCCCTCTAAGCATTGTCATGACATCTTTATCAACtgccacagcagtttttgttACACCAATGTTATCATTGCTACTTATTGGCAAGAAGCTGCCTGTCGATGTAAAAGGAATGATGTCAAGTATTATGCAGATTGTAGTTGCTCCAATTGCTGCAGGGCTTCTTTTAAACAG GTTTTTTCCAAGGTTTTGTGGCGCTATTCAGCCTTTTCTGCCTCCACTATCAGTGTTTGTGACAGCTCTCTGTGTTGGTTCACCATTGGCAATAAATATTGGGGCCATTATGTCTCCTTTTGGAATAGCCATAGTACTGCTTATTTTCGGATTTCATGCAGCATCCTTTATGTCTGGGTACAGTCTGGCTGGAGTGGTGTTCCAAAAGTCAGCTGATGTGAAAGCACTACAGCGAACCATTTCTTTTGAGACAG GAATGCAAAGCAGTCTTCTAGCCCTCGCACTTGCAAATACGTTTTTCCAGGACCCCCTTGTGGGTGTGCCTGCAGCCATTTCT GTTGTATTGATGTCTTTAATGGGATTTGCTCTTGTCATGATATGGTCTAAAAGGAAGCAACAAATGCATTTTGATGGGATCTCCATGAGGAACTGA